The following are from one region of the Paenibacillus sabinae T27 genome:
- a CDS encoding sensor histidine kinase, producing MDHKKNANIVSRSMGEGALFSFVLLLVILYMMYTYGFLRPYESLDFGLRTVSLLLLPIGLGVGFGFYQSFRVKRRLERMRETLLLWEKGNLTLTMPTLGEDELGRLAEQLNVIGSKWEDQVTTLQRLSTNNAQLAEQARVSAIVEERQRLARELHDAVSQQLFAISMTATAVGRTLEKDFDKAQRQIALIEEMAAVAQSEMRALLLHLRPVYLEGKRLEQGIRELIKELQVKVPIDIHFEMDSGVQLVKGIENHLFRIVQEAISNTLRHAKADKMEIRIHRRGDTVRMTIRDDGIGFDMDAGKQTSYGLSNMQERITETGGSIQFITAPGKGTRIEITVPLLSEDKGI from the coding sequence ATGGATCATAAAAAGAATGCCAATATCGTGTCGCGCAGCATGGGCGAAGGAGCTCTGTTCTCCTTTGTCCTGCTGCTCGTTATATTGTACATGATGTATACATACGGTTTTTTGCGTCCTTATGAAAGCCTGGACTTCGGGCTCAGGACGGTCTCGCTGCTGCTTCTGCCGATCGGCCTCGGCGTAGGATTCGGCTTCTATCAGAGCTTCCGCGTCAAGCGCAGGCTTGAGCGGATGCGGGAGACGCTGCTGCTGTGGGAAAAAGGCAACCTGACGCTGACTATGCCCACGCTTGGAGAGGACGAGCTTGGGCGGCTGGCGGAGCAATTGAATGTGATCGGAAGCAAATGGGAGGACCAGGTGACGACGCTTCAGCGCCTGTCGACGAATAACGCCCAGCTTGCCGAGCAGGCGAGGGTGTCGGCGATTGTGGAGGAGCGGCAGCGTTTGGCCCGGGAGCTGCATGATGCGGTCTCCCAGCAGCTGTTCGCCATTTCCATGACGGCGACTGCCGTCGGCCGGACGCTGGAGAAGGATTTCGACAAGGCCCAGCGCCAGATCGCACTCATCGAGGAAATGGCTGCGGTGGCCCAGTCGGAGATGAGGGCGCTGCTGCTGCATCTGCGTCCCGTCTATCTGGAAGGGAAGCGGCTCGAGCAGGGCATCCGGGAATTGATCAAGGAGCTGCAGGTGAAGGTGCCGATCGATATCCATTTTGAAATGGACTCTGGTGTGCAGCTTGTGAAGGGGATCGAGAACCACCTGTTCCGCATTGTGCAGGAGGCCATCTCCAATACGCTGAGGCATGCCAAGGCGGACAAAATGGAGATTCGCATCCACCGGCGGGGCGATACGGTTCGCATGACCATCCGCGACGACGGAATCGGCTTTGATATGGATGCCGGCAAGCAGACGTCCTACGGCCTGTCCAATATGCAGGAGCGCATTACCGAAACGGGCGGATCAATCCAGTTCATAACGGCGCCGGGCAAAGGCACGCGCATCGAGATTACGGTGCCGCTGCTCAGCGAGGATAAGGGGATTTAA
- a CDS encoding response regulator has product MENGEPIKVLLVDDHEMVRIGLAAVLGTEDGIEVVGEAGGGEEGVRLAQEYKPDVVLMDLVMEGMDGIETTRQIMKLYPECKVIVLTSYLDDEKMYPVIEAGAFSYLLKTSRATEVADAIRAAARGQSVLVSQVASKMMNRFRSDARIEAPAHSELTDREMEVLKLLAQGKSNQDIADQLIIGIKTVKFHVTNILAKLGVEDRTQAAIYAYKNGLAE; this is encoded by the coding sequence ATGGAGAATGGGGAACCGATTAAAGTGCTGCTTGTGGACGACCACGAGATGGTCCGAATCGGGCTGGCTGCTGTGCTTGGAACCGAGGATGGAATCGAGGTCGTCGGCGAAGCCGGGGGCGGCGAGGAAGGCGTTCGTCTGGCGCAGGAATACAAGCCGGATGTCGTGCTCATGGACCTCGTCATGGAAGGGATGGACGGTATCGAGACGACAAGGCAGATCATGAAGCTCTACCCGGAGTGTAAGGTGATTGTGCTGACGAGCTATTTGGACGATGAAAAAATGTATCCCGTAATCGAGGCCGGCGCATTCAGCTATCTGCTCAAGACCTCCCGCGCTACCGAAGTGGCCGATGCGATCCGTGCGGCGGCCCGGGGACAGTCCGTCCTCGTCTCGCAGGTCGCCTCCAAAATGATGAACCGGTTCCGGAGCGACGCCCGGATTGAGGCTCCGGCACATTCGGAGCTGACGGACCGGGAGATGGAGGTGCTGAAGCTGCTGGCGCAGGGCAAATCCAACCAGGATATTGCCGACCAGCTGATCATCGGCATCAAGACGGTGAAGTTCCACGTCACCAATATTCTCGCCAAGCTGGGCGTGGAAGACCGTACGCAGGCGGCCATTTACGCTTATAAGAACGGGCTGGCCGAGTAG
- a CDS encoding YwmB family TATA-box binding protein, with protein sequence MGNRGRVGSKGMLLMFVLCCAAVLLLAGFRSGAEISPAESGGAEAVRPGGAVVQGSAGREEPSDSVALLTELGRSVTEPGSPLRLVFKWQGSYTGEAGSLLEGANSLAKSLGLPDAVQSSEEGHAAYRSSAKTGGMKISLFWSEMGEGASYVIVTLETNDLSRTEGMAEAADEAGSILASAGIAADWNVSLQGMSREHGEAGRALKLTERTLEGKLPGMSAAETYTDAATASTSYTVPSLEHTVQSGKHSLALQAAVHQDDVLGGNRVTLGLPLITIEY encoded by the coding sequence ATGGGTAACCGGGGAAGAGTAGGGAGCAAGGGAATGTTGCTGATGTTCGTTCTGTGCTGTGCTGCGGTGCTGCTGCTGGCTGGATTTCGCAGCGGAGCGGAAATCAGCCCGGCGGAATCGGGCGGCGCGGAGGCTGTGCGCCCTGGCGGAGCGGTCGTCCAAGGCTCTGCCGGCCGTGAAGAGCCGTCGGACTCGGTCGCGCTGCTCACTGAGCTTGGACGGAGCGTGACGGAGCCGGGCTCTCCGCTGCGTCTTGTTTTTAAATGGCAGGGCTCGTATACGGGAGAGGCCGGTTCCTTGCTCGAAGGTGCGAACTCGCTCGCGAAGTCGCTCGGACTGCCGGACGCTGTCCAGTCGTCCGAGGAAGGTCATGCCGCTTACCGCTCCTCCGCCAAGACCGGAGGCATGAAGATCTCTTTGTTTTGGAGTGAAATGGGAGAGGGCGCAAGCTATGTGATCGTTACACTGGAGACGAACGATCTGTCCCGCACTGAGGGAATGGCCGAGGCCGCCGATGAGGCCGGCAGCATCCTGGCATCTGCAGGCATTGCCGCCGACTGGAACGTCTCCCTGCAAGGCATGTCCAGGGAGCATGGAGAGGCCGGCCGGGCGCTGAAGCTGACGGAGCGGACGCTTGAAGGCAAGCTGCCGGGCATGAGCGCGGCCGAAACCTACACGGATGCGGCAACCGCAAGCACCTCCTATACGGTCCCTTCCCTTGAGCATACCGTGCAGAGCGGGAAACACAGCCTTGCTTTACAGGCGGCGGTACATCAGGATGATGTCCTCGGCGGCAACCGGGTGACCCTTGGACTCCCGCTGATTACGATTGAGTACTGA
- a CDS encoding potassium channel family protein, producing MPKKQFAIIGMGRFGSSVAKALSGMGYEVLAIDSDEQRIQEISEIVTHAVSADSTDEEALRALGIRNFDVVVVAIGEDIQSSILTTLILKDLGVPVILVKAKSELHGKVLGKIGADKVIYPERDMGLRVAHHLASPNILDYIELSPDYSILDMKVPEAMLGKNLKELDIRAKYGCNVMAIRRGDHMNITPNADDRLTSGDVLVIVGHKDNLNRLEIAYQ from the coding sequence ATGCCCAAGAAGCAATTCGCCATCATCGGAATGGGCCGGTTCGGGTCCAGTGTGGCCAAGGCGCTGAGCGGCATGGGGTACGAAGTGCTGGCCATCGACTCGGACGAACAGCGCATACAGGAAATTTCCGAAATCGTGACGCATGCCGTGTCGGCGGATTCGACGGACGAGGAGGCGCTGCGGGCGCTGGGCATCCGCAATTTTGACGTAGTGGTGGTGGCGATCGGTGAGGATATTCAATCCAGCATTTTGACCACGCTTATTCTGAAGGATCTCGGAGTACCGGTCATTCTCGTCAAGGCCAAGAGCGAGCTGCATGGGAAGGTTCTGGGCAAGATCGGTGCGGACAAGGTGATTTACCCGGAAAGGGATATGGGGCTGCGGGTGGCGCATCATCTGGCCTCGCCAAATATTCTCGACTATATCGAGCTGTCGCCGGATTACAGTATTCTGGATATGAAGGTTCCCGAAGCGATGCTTGGCAAAAATCTCAAGGAACTCGATATCCGCGCCAAGTATGGATGCAACGTGATGGCGATCCGGCGGGGAGACCATATGAACATTACTCCGAACGCGGACGACCGGCTGACGAGCGGCGATGTGCTGGTCATTGTCGGACACAAGGATAACCTGAACCGGCTGGAGATAGCCTATCAATAA
- the zwf gene encoding glucose-6-phosphate dehydrogenase yields the protein MAENQTFDELKTPGAVFFIFGATGDLARRKLFPAIYSLYREGKLAEDFAVIGVARRPRSPEEFREDVKASIREFSRYQAIDDNEWTGFVNHFEYKSLDINNIDGFRELREQTEGLEERFRIPGNRLFYLALAPELFGSVSFNLKAGGMLDGEGWNRLVIEKPFGYDLESAEKLNEQIRQVFQEEEIFRIDHYLGKEMVQNIEVIRFANAFFEPLWNKQHIANIQITLGETVGVEERGGYYDHAGALRDMAQNHMLQLLTMIAMEPPSRLLAEDIRDEKVKVLRSLRPYLTGEEVRKNVVRGQYTQGLFNGKTLPAYRQEDKVNPESTTETYFAARVFVDNFRWAGVPFYIRTGKRLPAKTTEVVVEFKSMPTNVYLGQKHNLEPNLLVIRVNPMEGIYVKINAKKPGSESEIQPLAMDFCQSCLIGINSPEAYERLLHDAARGDSTYFTRWDEVSSAWSFVDHIAKAWREDSSDLASYPAGTWGPVEAAELLEQDGFQWWPVNGQKESNVVWSVNNN from the coding sequence ATGGCTGAAAATCAAACCTTTGATGAATTGAAAACACCCGGCGCTGTATTTTTTATTTTTGGTGCAACCGGCGACTTGGCCCGGCGCAAGCTTTTTCCGGCCATTTACAGCCTGTACCGTGAAGGGAAGCTTGCCGAGGATTTTGCGGTAATCGGCGTGGCACGCCGTCCACGGAGTCCCGAGGAGTTCAGGGAAGATGTGAAGGCCTCGATCCGCGAGTTCAGCCGTTATCAAGCCATTGATGACAATGAATGGACAGGATTCGTCAATCATTTTGAGTATAAATCGCTCGATATTAACAATATTGATGGTTTCCGCGAGTTGAGAGAGCAGACCGAAGGGCTGGAGGAGCGGTTCCGCATTCCGGGCAACCGCCTGTTCTACCTGGCGCTCGCTCCCGAGCTGTTCGGAAGCGTATCGTTCAACCTGAAAGCCGGAGGCATGCTGGATGGAGAAGGCTGGAATCGTCTCGTTATTGAAAAGCCGTTCGGTTACGATCTGGAGTCGGCCGAGAAGCTGAACGAGCAGATCCGCCAAGTCTTCCAGGAAGAAGAAATCTTCCGGATCGACCATTATCTCGGCAAGGAAATGGTACAGAATATCGAAGTGATCCGCTTCGCCAACGCCTTCTTTGAGCCGCTGTGGAACAAGCAGCACATCGCCAACATCCAGATTACGCTGGGTGAAACCGTCGGTGTCGAAGAGCGCGGCGGCTATTACGACCATGCCGGAGCGCTGCGGGATATGGCCCAGAACCATATGCTTCAGCTGCTGACCATGATCGCGATGGAGCCGCCAAGCCGTCTGCTTGCGGAGGATATCCGCGATGAGAAGGTCAAGGTGCTGCGCTCGCTCCGTCCATATTTGACCGGCGAAGAAGTGCGCAAGAACGTGGTTCGCGGGCAGTATACGCAGGGGCTGTTCAACGGCAAGACCCTGCCGGCTTACCGCCAGGAAGACAAGGTGAATCCGGAGTCAACGACGGAAACGTATTTTGCCGCCCGGGTATTCGTGGATAACTTCCGCTGGGCGGGCGTACCGTTCTACATCCGCACAGGCAAACGCCTGCCGGCCAAGACGACCGAGGTGGTTGTGGAGTTCAAGAGCATGCCTACCAATGTCTATTTGGGGCAGAAGCATAACCTGGAACCGAATCTGCTCGTTATCCGCGTTAACCCGATGGAAGGCATTTACGTGAAGATCAATGCCAAGAAGCCGGGCTCGGAATCGGAGATTCAGCCGCTGGCGATGGACTTCTGCCAGAGCTGTCTGATCGGCATCAACTCGCCGGAAGCCTATGAGCGTCTGCTGCATGATGCGGCGCGGGGCGATTCCACCTACTTCACCCGTTGGGATGAGGTATCCTCGGCATGGTCGTTCGTGGACCATATCGCCAAAGCCTGGAGAGAGGATTCCAGCGATCTGGCTTCCTATCCGGCAGGCACCTGGGGACCGGTTGAAGCGGCTGAGCTGCTTGAACAGGACGGCTTCCAGTGGTGGCCGGTCAACGGACAGAAGGAAAGTAATGTTGTATGGTCAGTGAACAATAATTAA
- a CDS encoding peptide chain release factor 3, translating into MSQTMDQNLQQEVDKRRTFAIISHPDAGKTTLTEKLLLFGGAIRLAGTVKARKASKHATSDWMEIEKQRGISVTSSVMQFDYSGHRINILDTPGHQDFSEDTYRTLTAADSAVMLIDVAKGVEAQTIKLFQVCAKRGIPIFTFINKLDREGRSPFDLMEELEQVLGIRSVPMNWPIGSGRDLCGVYDRMMNQVELFQGDDHSVIKVQKVEDYNDPVIREMAGDYLHDQLCQDLELLDVAGDPFDYEKVLRGELTPVFFGSAINNFGVQTFLENFLQLAPKPEPRRSTAGIVEPTNEKFTGYVFKIQANMNPAHRDRIAFLRIVSGKFQRGMSVKHVRAGKDIKLSQPQQFLAQDRDIVEEAYPGDIIGLFDPGIFRIGDSLSQAGDVVFDELPTFSPEIFAKVSIKNALKSKQFQKGIDQLTEEGMIQVFRTVSFDDIILGVVGQLQFEVFEYRMKGEYGVDVQLQRMPYQFARWIVDENKPDPGKFRINSTLVTDKKGNFVVLFENEYAMRTSIEKNPSAKFLETAP; encoded by the coding sequence ATGAGTCAAACGATGGATCAGAACTTGCAGCAGGAAGTGGACAAACGCAGAACATTCGCGATTATTTCCCACCCTGACGCAGGCAAAACGACACTGACGGAGAAGCTGCTGCTGTTCGGCGGCGCGATCCGGCTGGCGGGAACGGTCAAGGCCCGCAAAGCAAGCAAGCACGCAACAAGCGACTGGATGGAAATCGAAAAGCAGCGCGGAATCTCCGTTACTTCCTCGGTGATGCAGTTCGATTATTCGGGTCACCGGATAAACATCCTGGATACTCCGGGTCACCAAGACTTCAGTGAGGACACCTACCGTACACTGACGGCCGCCGACAGCGCGGTCATGCTGATCGACGTCGCCAAAGGCGTCGAGGCCCAGACGATTAAGCTGTTTCAGGTATGCGCCAAGCGGGGCATTCCGATTTTCACATTCATCAACAAGCTCGACCGCGAGGGCCGCAGCCCGTTTGACCTGATGGAGGAGCTGGAGCAGGTGCTCGGCATCCGCTCGGTGCCGATGAACTGGCCAATCGGCTCTGGCCGCGACCTGTGCGGCGTCTATGACCGCATGATGAATCAGGTGGAGCTGTTCCAGGGCGACGACCATTCGGTTATCAAAGTGCAGAAGGTCGAGGATTACAATGATCCCGTCATTCGCGAGATGGCGGGCGATTACCTGCATGACCAGCTGTGCCAGGACCTGGAGCTGCTGGATGTCGCGGGCGATCCTTTCGATTACGAGAAGGTGCTGCGCGGCGAGCTGACGCCGGTCTTCTTCGGCAGCGCGATCAATAACTTCGGTGTGCAGACGTTCCTGGAGAACTTCCTGCAGCTTGCTCCAAAGCCGGAGCCGCGCCGCAGCACGGCGGGGATTGTGGAGCCGACGAACGAGAAGTTTACCGGCTACGTCTTCAAGATCCAGGCGAATATGAACCCGGCTCACCGGGACCGGATCGCCTTCCTGCGCATCGTCTCCGGCAAGTTCCAGCGGGGCATGAGCGTAAAGCATGTGCGGGCCGGCAAAGATATCAAGCTGTCCCAGCCGCAGCAGTTTCTAGCCCAGGACCGCGATATCGTCGAGGAGGCGTATCCGGGCGATATTATCGGTCTGTTCGACCCGGGCATCTTCCGGATAGGCGATTCGCTCAGTCAGGCGGGCGATGTCGTATTCGATGAGCTGCCTACCTTCTCGCCGGAAATATTCGCCAAGGTCAGCATCAAGAACGCGCTGAAATCGAAACAGTTCCAGAAGGGCATCGACCAGCTGACGGAGGAAGGCATGATTCAGGTGTTCCGTACGGTCAGCTTTGACGATATTATTCTGGGTGTGGTCGGTCAGCTGCAATTTGAAGTGTTCGAGTACCGGATGAAGGGTGAATACGGCGTGGATGTACAGCTTCAGCGGATGCCGTATCAGTTCGCGCGCTGGATTGTGGACGAGAACAAGCCGGACCCGGGCAAGTTCCGGATCAATTCCACGCTTGTTACGGATAAGAAGGGGAATTTCGTTGTGCTGTTCGAGAACGAGTATGCCATGCGGACGTCCATCGAGAAAAACCCGTCGGCGAAGTTTCTGGAAACGGCGCCTTAA
- a CDS encoding nitrogenase component 1 — protein sequence MGKINLRMAEVQNRERRLGTIIAWNGTASDLHTQSGYQQRGSGCKSNKDGCRLCEAKGPFTQGSVCSEQMVECQAGNVRDAVLIQHSPIGCGAGQVPYNSIYRNGLAMRGHKVENIRIINTNLQETDMVFGALGKLKQSIDDAWERYSPKAIFIGTSCPTGIIGEDIESVARKKQEELGIPVIPLFCEGFRSKHWSTGFDATQHGILRQIVKKSTKKQEDLVNVISLWGSDIFTPMFKEFNLRVNYVVDMASVSDLEQLSEAAATVGFCYTLSSYMAAALEQEFGVPEVKAPMPYGFAGTDAWLRELGKVTHREELVEQYIAKEHARVKPKIAELKKKLQGLKGYVATGSAYAHGLIQVLRELDIQVDGSLVFHHDPVYDSGDAREDSLGHLIEHYGEVPSFNVSNRQQYQFYGLLQEVKPDFILIRHNGLAPLASKLGIPAAPLGDEHIAIGYEGIINLGEAILNILAHKKFHDDLKKHAKLPYKQWWLEQKDPYILSKHPELIDA from the coding sequence ATGGGCAAGATCAATTTGAGGATGGCTGAAGTTCAGAATCGTGAGCGGCGGCTCGGCACCATCATCGCCTGGAACGGAACAGCATCGGATCTGCACACGCAATCAGGCTATCAGCAAAGAGGAAGCGGATGTAAAAGCAATAAGGATGGATGCCGGCTGTGCGAAGCCAAAGGACCTTTCACTCAAGGCTCGGTATGCAGCGAGCAAATGGTTGAATGTCAGGCAGGCAATGTCAGAGATGCGGTGCTGATCCAGCATTCACCGATCGGCTGCGGTGCCGGACAAGTTCCCTACAATTCAATCTACCGTAATGGATTGGCCATGAGAGGCCATAAAGTCGAGAATATTAGAATTATCAATACAAACCTGCAGGAGACGGATATGGTATTTGGCGCGCTTGGCAAACTCAAGCAATCCATTGACGATGCGTGGGAAAGGTATTCACCCAAAGCCATTTTCATCGGAACCTCCTGCCCTACCGGGATCATTGGCGAAGATATTGAGAGTGTTGCAAGGAAGAAACAAGAGGAGCTGGGGATTCCCGTCATTCCTCTTTTCTGTGAAGGATTCAGATCGAAGCATTGGAGTACCGGCTTTGACGCGACCCAGCATGGCATTTTGCGCCAGATTGTGAAAAAAAGCACGAAAAAACAAGAGGATCTTGTCAATGTCATCAGTCTTTGGGGTTCGGATATTTTCACCCCTATGTTCAAAGAGTTTAATCTAAGAGTCAATTATGTTGTCGATATGGCATCCGTCTCCGATCTCGAGCAATTGTCTGAAGCGGCGGCAACTGTAGGCTTCTGCTATACGCTCTCTTCGTATATGGCGGCGGCGCTGGAGCAGGAATTTGGCGTGCCCGAAGTCAAAGCTCCGATGCCCTACGGCTTCGCCGGAACCGATGCATGGCTTCGCGAGCTCGGAAAAGTCACCCATCGGGAAGAGCTTGTAGAGCAGTACATCGCGAAGGAACACGCCAGAGTGAAGCCGAAGATCGCCGAGCTCAAGAAGAAGCTTCAGGGGTTAAAAGGATACGTAGCTACAGGCTCCGCTTACGCCCACGGACTGATTCAAGTACTGAGAGAGCTGGATATTCAGGTAGACGGCTCACTGGTGTTCCACCATGATCCCGTTTATGACAGCGGCGATGCCAGAGAGGATTCATTGGGGCACCTGATTGAACATTACGGCGAGGTCCCGTCGTTTAATGTGAGCAACAGGCAGCAGTATCAATTTTACGGTTTGCTGCAGGAGGTCAAGCCGGATTTTATCCTGATCAGACATAACGGTCTCGCGCCGCTGGCTTCCAAGCTCGGTATCCCCGCAGCCCCGCTGGGCGATGAACATATCGCAATCGGCTACGAAGGCATCATTAATCTGGGTGAAGCGATTCTGAACATTCTCGCCCATAAAAAATTTCACGATGATCTGAAAAAGCACGCAAAACTCCCCTACAAGCAGTGGTGGCTTGAACAAAAAGACCCCTACATTCTCTCCAAGCACCCGGAATTGATCGATGCGTAA
- a CDS encoding nitrogenase component 1, protein MAVTKNEHGQTNSINQVRYGCAVGALYSVVSIPGAVPIGHCGPGCMDKQYTSLAFYNGFQGSGYSGGSVSPSVNAGEKEVVFGGEKRLDELIKSTLKIIEGDLFVVLNGCIGELVGDDVGAVVSKYQKQGVPIVYAETGGFKGNNFVGHEIITTAIIDQYVDKYAVDKDHKEQGLINVWSELPYQNTFWRGDLSELKRILEGAGFKVNILFGGKSGGVEEWKTIPHAQFNLVVSPWLGLKTAKHLEQKYNQPYLHIPVLPIGAQQTAAFIRQVVEYAGIDPATAESFIEQEEKEYYYYLEHFNDFFSEYWWGLPATYAVVGDSTYNLALNKFLVNQLGLIPRRQIITDNAPEKYREAIAQEYQKLAHDVATTVDFVEDGYIVGKLLRETDFGHKPPIIFGTTWERDTAKELKGKIVEVGFPASYEVVLNKSYIGYRGALQLIEKIFTVAISASA, encoded by the coding sequence ATGGCTGTTACCAAAAATGAGCACGGGCAGACCAATTCAATCAATCAAGTTCGCTACGGCTGTGCCGTCGGAGCCCTGTACAGCGTCGTATCCATTCCGGGCGCCGTTCCCATCGGCCACTGCGGACCGGGCTGCATGGACAAGCAATACACCAGCCTGGCCTTTTACAACGGCTTTCAGGGCAGCGGGTATTCGGGAGGCTCAGTCTCTCCAAGCGTCAATGCCGGTGAGAAAGAAGTGGTGTTCGGCGGCGAGAAGCGCTTGGACGAATTAATTAAATCCACTCTTAAGATCATAGAGGGCGACTTGTTTGTGGTGCTGAACGGGTGCATCGGAGAATTGGTCGGGGATGATGTTGGAGCGGTCGTCAGTAAATATCAGAAACAGGGAGTCCCCATTGTGTATGCCGAAACCGGCGGCTTTAAGGGCAATAACTTCGTCGGCCATGAGATCATAACGACAGCCATCATTGATCAATACGTTGATAAATATGCGGTTGACAAGGACCACAAGGAACAAGGACTCATTAATGTCTGGTCGGAGCTGCCGTATCAGAATACCTTCTGGCGCGGAGATTTGTCCGAGCTGAAGCGTATTCTGGAGGGCGCCGGTTTCAAAGTCAATATTCTGTTCGGCGGCAAATCGGGCGGAGTCGAGGAATGGAAGACGATCCCCCATGCCCAGTTTAATCTGGTCGTGTCGCCATGGCTCGGTCTGAAAACGGCCAAGCATCTGGAACAAAAGTACAATCAGCCGTATTTGCACATCCCTGTGTTACCGATCGGTGCGCAGCAGACAGCGGCATTTATTAGACAGGTCGTTGAGTACGCGGGCATTGACCCTGCAACAGCCGAGTCGTTTATCGAGCAGGAAGAAAAAGAATACTATTATTATCTGGAACATTTCAATGATTTCTTCTCCGAATATTGGTGGGGGCTGCCGGCAACCTATGCCGTAGTCGGGGACAGCACGTACAATCTGGCCTTAAACAAGTTTCTGGTGAACCAGCTCGGCTTAATTCCAAGGAGACAAATCATCACCGATAATGCGCCGGAAAAATATAGAGAAGCCATCGCTCAAGAATATCAAAAGCTCGCTCATGATGTCGCCACCACGGTCGATTTTGTTGAAGATGGCTATATCGTCGGCAAATTATTGAGAGAGACGGATTTCGGTCATAAGCCTCCGATTATTTTTGGAACAACATGGGAAAGAGACACGGCCAAGGAACTAAAGGGCAAAATTGTCGAAGTCGGATTTCCGGCGTCCTATGAAGTGGTTCTGAACAAAAGCTACATCGGCTACAGAGGCGCATTGCAGCTTATTGAGAAAATATTCACTGTCGCAATAAGCGCCAGCGCATAG
- a CDS encoding TrmH family RNA methyltransferase, with translation MEIMSPQNARVKEWAGLLEKKHRDKSGKYIIEGVHLVQEALLAEANVEILAYDIEKGMPAELNGLLQSVPGMETIAVSPAVIAKCSSTNTPQPVFAVVRKPRESAEAALDKPGSLVVVLDGVQDPGNVGTIIRSADAAGADGVILGRGSADLYNPKTIRSTMGSMFHLPIVEADLAEILPQARQRGVLLVSTSLQGVDSCYSHDFRSGSQWLVIGSEGRGISPETAAQVDKSIIIPMKGRAESLNAAMAATILLFEAMRQRGD, from the coding sequence ATGGAAATCATGTCCCCGCAAAATGCGCGGGTTAAAGAATGGGCCGGACTGCTCGAGAAAAAACACCGCGACAAGAGCGGAAAATACATCATTGAAGGCGTTCATCTGGTGCAGGAGGCACTGCTGGCGGAAGCTAACGTCGAAATCCTGGCTTATGATATTGAGAAAGGCATGCCCGCGGAGCTGAACGGTCTGCTGCAGTCCGTTCCCGGCATGGAGACGATTGCGGTCTCACCCGCGGTCATTGCCAAATGCAGCAGCACCAACACGCCTCAGCCCGTGTTCGCGGTGGTGCGAAAGCCTCGGGAGAGCGCCGAAGCGGCGCTGGACAAGCCGGGCAGCCTCGTCGTCGTGCTGGACGGCGTGCAGGACCCCGGCAATGTCGGCACCATCATCCGCAGCGCCGACGCGGCGGGGGCGGACGGCGTCATCCTGGGCCGCGGCAGCGCCGATCTGTACAATCCGAAGACCATCCGCTCCACGATGGGCTCGATGTTCCATCTGCCGATAGTCGAGGCCGATCTGGCGGAGATCCTGCCGCAGGCGCGGCAGCGCGGCGTGCTGCTGGTCAGCACCTCGCTGCAGGGCGTGGACTCCTGCTACAGCCACGATTTCCGCAGCGGCAGCCAGTGGCTGGTGATCGGCAGCGAAGGCCGCGGCATCTCGCCGGAGACGGCGGCCCAGGTGGATAAGAGCATCATCATCCCGATGAAGGGCCGGGCCGAATCGCTGAACGCGGCGATGGCGGCGACGATTTTGTTGTTTGAGGCGATGCGGCAGCGGGGGGATTAA
- a CDS encoding small acid-soluble spore protein SspI, which translates to MSITLDLRQAIIHKVHGQSKEELREMIDGSIDGPEAALPGLGAVFEMIWKDLDPVKKDEIVSLLHEHLKSEIPGSLTTGK; encoded by the coding sequence ATGTCCATCACACTCGACTTGCGCCAGGCGATCATCCATAAAGTCCATGGTCAATCCAAAGAGGAACTGCGGGAAATGATCGACGGTTCGATCGACGGCCCGGAGGCCGCTCTGCCGGGACTCGGCGCCGTGTTCGAAATGATCTGGAAAGACCTCGATCCCGTCAAAAAAGATGAAATCGTCTCGCTGCTGCACGAACACCTGAAGTCTGAAATTCCCGGCTCGCTAACGACCGGCAAATGA